A window from Salvia miltiorrhiza cultivar Shanhuang (shh) chromosome 2, IMPLAD_Smil_shh, whole genome shotgun sequence encodes these proteins:
- the LOC131012672 gene encoding uncharacterized protein LOC131012672, which yields MYGLNPLNSAALFAAAAAVSKRCLRSIPIYRSLSATAGFGKRKRLPVELSGSVTMLTCESAARGGVCTVYLIGTSHRSPKSCQEVKQLIRLIKPEAVLVELCPSRAKYLKPKTGESNTRGEFQVAYEEANKYGAKFVLGDRPKEITLRRLRVMASLWDVCLYLRKNTTNKVIDTIKLFKRVDDAKICAASQELAKISPTFFKTFVHERDQYITVKLLEVAREHSSVVAVVGKAHLPGIRENWKQPVDMKQLLHVPIVKRIFTTVGGIGATVAIVSGIYLLKDVM from the exons ATGTACGGATTAAACCCTCTCAATTCGGCCGCTCTCttcgccgctgccgccgccgtctcGAAACGGTGCCTCAGATCTATTCCGATCTATCGCTCTCTTTCAGCGACAGCCGGATTCGGTAAGAGGAAAAGGCTGCCGGTGGAGCTCTCGGGGAGTGTCACGATGCTCACGTGCGAGTCAGCCGCGCGCGGCGGCGTTTGCACTGTGTATTTGATCGGAACCTCTCATCGTTCTCCG AAATCTTGTCAGGAAGTTAAGCAGTTGATACGATTGATAAAACCAGAG GCTGTTCTCGTGGAGCTTTGCCCTAGTCGCGCTAAATATCTTAAGCCTAAAACAGGAGAG AGTAATACTCGGGGAGAGTTTCAAGTGGCGTATGAGGAAGCCAACAAATATGGTGCCAAGTTTGTACTTGGTGATCGACCTAAAGAA ATTACACTGCGGAGATTGCGGGTCATGGCATCTCTTTGGGACGTTTGCCTCTATTTGCGTAAAAATACAACCAATAAAGTCATAGATACCATAAAGCTG TTCAAGAGGGTAGATGATGCTAAAATTTGTGCAGCAAGTCAGGAGTTGGCCAAAATTAGTCCTACTTTTTTTAAAACCTTTGTCCATGAGCGTGATCA ATATATTACGGTCAAGTTGCTGGAAGTTGCTCGTGAGCATAGCTCTGTGGTTGCTGTTGTGGGAAAGGCCCACTTGCCAGGAATCCGAGAGAACTGGAAACAACCCGTTGAT ATGAAGCAACTTCTTCATGTACCAATTGTGAAGAGAATCTTCACGACTGTAGGAGGCATTGGAGCAACAGTTGCCATAGTTTCTGGCATTTATCTCTTAAAAGATGTAATGTGA